Proteins from a genomic interval of Rosa chinensis cultivar Old Blush chromosome 2, RchiOBHm-V2, whole genome shotgun sequence:
- the LOC112189271 gene encoding (R,S)-reticuline 7-O-methyltransferase isoform X1, translating to MEAVTELDEATLRGQADVWKYMLGFADSMALKSVVELRIPDIIHSHGHALTLSEIASSIDFASPSPDITCLSRIMRLLVRRNIFTSHHGGGDSGETLYGLTPSSRWLLYDSELTLAPMVLSETNPILMAPMHYFSQCVKQGGPCAFEKAHGREIVQFFSENLEINRLFNDAMACTSKIIMKVILAKYKGGFDDVAKLVDVGGGTGTAVAEIVKAYPIINGINFDLPYVVATAPAYHGVSHVGGDMFDEGSIPNADAIFMKWILHDWSDSDCIKILNNCRKAIPERSGKVIIVDVVLEPNGDGMFDDTGVVFDLLMIAHTTGGKERSESEWKKMLEQAGFPRYKIIKIPALPSIIEAYPV from the exons ATGGAAGCAGTTACAGAATTGGATGAAGCAACTCTAAGAGGCCAAGCAGATGTATGGAAGTACATGCTCGGCTTTGCAGATTCCATGGCTTTGAAATCTGTTGTGGAGCTCCGCATACCAGATATCATACACTCTCATGGTCATGCATTGACTTTGTCTGAAATAGCCTCATCCATCGATTTTGCATCACCCTCTCCAGATATCACATGCCTCTCTCGGATCATGCGGTTGCTGGTCCGCAGAAACATCTTCACCTCACATCATGGCGGTGGAGATTCTGGAGAAACCCTCTACGGGTTGACTCCTTCGTCTAGATGGCTCTTGTATGACTCGGAGCTCACTCTCGCTCCGATGGTTCTCTCGGAGACAAATCCTATTCTAATGGCTCCAATGCACTATTTCAGCCAATGCGTCAAGCAAGGTGGCCCATGTGCCTTTGAGAAAGCGCATGGGCGCGAAATTGTGCAATTCTTCTCCGAAAACCTTGAGATCAACCGATTGTTCAACGATGCCATGGCGTGTACCTCTAAGATTATAATGAAAGTGATACTTGCCAAATATAAGGGTGGGTTTGATGACGTGGCAAAACTGGTGGATGTTGGTGGTGGTACAGGAACCGCTGTGGCGGAGATTGTGAAGGCGTATCCCATCATTAACGGGATCAACTTTGATCTACCATATGTGGTTGCAACAGCACCGGCTTACCATGGGGTGTCACATGTCGGAGGTGACATGTTTGATGAGGGCAGTATTCCAAACGCTGATGCAATTTTTATGAAG TGGATTTTGCACGACTGGAGCGACAGCGATTGCATCAAGATATTGAACAACTGTCGGAAGGCAATACCGGAGAGAAGTGGCAAGGTGATTATTGTGGACGTTGTTCTGGAGCCAAATGGTGATGGCATGTTCGACGACACAGGCGTAGTTTTTGATCTGCTAATGATTGCTCATACCACGGGTGGAAAGGAGAGGAGCGAGAGTGAATGGAAGAAAATGTTGGAACAAGCAGGCTTCCCTCGCTacaaaatcatcaaaattcCAGCTTTACCGTCCATTATCGAGGCCTACCCTGTGTGA
- the LOC112189271 gene encoding desmethylxanthohumol 6'-O-methyltransferase isoform X2 — MEAVTELDEATLRGQADVWKYMLGFADSMALKSVVELRIPDIIHSHGHALTLSEIASSIDFASPSPDITCLSRIMRLLVRRNIFTSHHGGGDSGETLYGLTPSSRWLLYDSELTLAPMVLSETNPILMAPMHYFSQCVKQGGPCAFEKAHGREIVQFFSENLEINRLFNDAMACTSKIIMKVILAKYKGGFDDVAKLVDVGGGTGTAVAEIVKAYPIINGINFDLPYVVATAPAYHGVSHVGGDMFDEGSIPNADAIFMKVKITVDFARLERQRLHQDIEQLSEGNTGEKWQGDYCGRCSGAKW, encoded by the exons ATGGAAGCAGTTACAGAATTGGATGAAGCAACTCTAAGAGGCCAAGCAGATGTATGGAAGTACATGCTCGGCTTTGCAGATTCCATGGCTTTGAAATCTGTTGTGGAGCTCCGCATACCAGATATCATACACTCTCATGGTCATGCATTGACTTTGTCTGAAATAGCCTCATCCATCGATTTTGCATCACCCTCTCCAGATATCACATGCCTCTCTCGGATCATGCGGTTGCTGGTCCGCAGAAACATCTTCACCTCACATCATGGCGGTGGAGATTCTGGAGAAACCCTCTACGGGTTGACTCCTTCGTCTAGATGGCTCTTGTATGACTCGGAGCTCACTCTCGCTCCGATGGTTCTCTCGGAGACAAATCCTATTCTAATGGCTCCAATGCACTATTTCAGCCAATGCGTCAAGCAAGGTGGCCCATGTGCCTTTGAGAAAGCGCATGGGCGCGAAATTGTGCAATTCTTCTCCGAAAACCTTGAGATCAACCGATTGTTCAACGATGCCATGGCGTGTACCTCTAAGATTATAATGAAAGTGATACTTGCCAAATATAAGGGTGGGTTTGATGACGTGGCAAAACTGGTGGATGTTGGTGGTGGTACAGGAACCGCTGTGGCGGAGATTGTGAAGGCGTATCCCATCATTAACGGGATCAACTTTGATCTACCATATGTGGTTGCAACAGCACCGGCTTACCATGGGGTGTCACATGTCGGAGGTGACATGTTTGATGAGGGCAGTATTCCAAACGCTGATGCAATTTTTATGAAG GTTAAAATTACAGTGGATTTTGCACGACTGGAGCGACAGCGATTGCATCAAGATATTGAACAACTGTCGGAAGGCAATACCGGAGAGAAGTGGCAAGGTGATTATTGTGGACGTTGTTCTGGAGCCAAATGGTGA